DNA from Petropleomorpha daqingensis:
GAGCCGGTGCACCAGCCCCAGGGCGCCGAGCCCCGCCGCCGCAGCCGCCCCGCCTCGGACTGAGAAAGGACCCCCTGCCCCCCACCGCTCGCACGCTCGCGGCGGGGGGCAGGGGGTCGTTCCACTCACTCACCTCGACCGTTATCCCTAACACAGGATCGGCGTCAGCCGACGAGCCACCAGGCGCCGAGGGTCAAGGCAGCGAGGTCGACAACCAGGAAGACGCCGACCCAGACGACGGCCGGCAGCCGGGTGAGCCGGGCCAGCTGGTCGGCGTCGGAGTCCGGTGCCCGGCGGCGCCGGCGGGAGCGCTGCAGCTCGAACACCGTCTTGGGCGCGGCCAGCAGGAGGAACCAGGTGCCGACGGCGGCGAAGCCGGCCTGGCCGGTCGGCGGCAGCCACCAGGTCGCGGCGAAGACGACGAGGCCGGTGACCAGCACCGACCACAGCCCGTACCAGTTGCGGATCTGCAGCAGGAGCAGGGCGAGCAGGAGCAGCAGCGCCCACAGCAGCCCGACGGCGTGCCCGGCCGCGAGCAGCGCCGCCGCGCCCAGCCCGAACAGGGCCGGGCCGGTGTAGCCGGCGGCGAGGGTGAGCACCATGCCCAGCCCCGTGGGCCGCCCGGCCGACACGGTCAGGCCCGAGGTGTCCGAGTGCAGCCGGATGCCGGAGAGCCGTCGTCCGGCGGCGAGGGCGACCGCGCCGTGCGCGCCCTCGTGGGCGATGGTGACGGCGTTCCGGGTCAGCCGCCACAGGGTGGGGGAGAGGACCAGCAGGAGCGCGGCCGCGGCGGTGCCGAGCAGCACCGACGTCGGCAGGTCGGGGACGACGGCGGTGACCCGGTCCCAGAACCGGCCGAGGGCGTCCACGGGCCCCAGCCTCGCAGCCGCGGCTGTGCGACGGCCGCAAGGACACTCAGCTGCGGGTGCGCCGCCGGAACGCCCACCCGGCCGCGGTCGCCGAGACGACGAGCAGCCCGGTGCACCAGGCGAGCGCCAGGACGCCCGAGCTGCCGATCGCCGTCCCGGTCAGCAGCCCGCGGACCGTCTCGATCACCGGGGTGATCGGCTGGTGCTCGGCGACCGCGCGCAGCACCGCCGGCATCGTGCGGGTCGGCACGAACGCGCTGCTCAGGTACGGCAGGAACAGCATCGCGAAGCTCAGCGCGTTGGCGGACTCGACGCTGCCGGCCAGCACGCCGAGGAACGCGGCGAGCCAGGACAGCGCGAGCACGTAGAGGAGCAGGACGCCGATCGCCAGTAGCCACTCGACCGGTCCGGCGTCCGGCCGGAAGCCCATGCCGATCGCGGCGAGGACGACGACGGCGGTGGACAGCGCGTTGCGGGCGACGCTGGCGACGACGTGCCCGGTCAGGACGGCGGAGCTGCGGATCGGCAGCGAGCGGAGCCGGTCGACCATGCCGCTGCTCATGTCGGTCGCGACGGCGGTCGCCGTGGCGGCGGCCCCGAAGCCCGCGCAGAGCAGGATGATGCCGGGGACGACGTAGTCCACGTAGTCGCCGCCGGTCCCGATCGCCCCGCCGAAGACGTAGACGAACAGCGCCATGAGCGTCAGCGGCAGGACGACGGACATCACCAGCGTCTCGACGTCGCGGCGGGTGAGCCGCACGCTGCGGCCGATCATGGTCAGCGCGTCGCTGAGCGCGGCGCGCGGCCCGGTGTGGACGGGTAGGGAAGTGGCGGCGGTCATCGGGTCTCCAGGAGCTCGGTGGCGGGGCGCGCGGTGAGGGCGAGGAAGACGTCGTCGAGGGTCGGGCGGGTCGACGAGATCCGGTCGACGGCGATGCCGGCAGCGGCGAGCTCGTCGAGCACCCGGTGCACGTGGGCGGCGCTGCCGTCGGTCGCCAGCCCGAGCCGCAGGGCGGCGGGGTCGGTGACCAGGGGAGCGGGGGCGAGCGCGTGCGCGGCCTCCTGCCACGAGCCGCGGTCGCGGAAGGTGAGCTCGAGGCGTTCGCTGCCGACGGCCGCCTTGAGCTCGTCGGCGGTGCCCGACGCGGCCACGCGACCGCCGTCGATGAGCACGATGCGGTCGGCGAGCCGGTCGGCCTCCTCGAGGTACTGGGTGGTGAGCACGATCGTGGTGCCGGCGGCGACGAGCTCGGCGACGGCGTCCCACATGGTCAGCCGGCTCGCCGGGTCCAGCCCGGTGGTCGGCTCGTCGAGGAACACGACGCGCGGCCGGGCGACCAGGCTCATGGCCAGGTCGAGGCGGCGGCGCATGCCGCCCGACCACGTCTGCACCCGCCGGTCGCCGGCCTCGGCCAGGTCGAAGCGCTCCAGCAGCTCGGCCGCCCGGCGGCGGGCTCCGGCCCGGCCGAGGTGGGCGAGCCGGCCGGCCATGACGAGGTTCTCCCGCCCGGTCTGCCGGTCGTCGACGGCCACCGACTGGCCGGTCAGGCTGATCGCGGCGCGCACGCGGGCCGGCTCGCGGACGACGTCGTGACCGGCGACGGTCACAGTGCCGGCGTCCGGGCGGGTCAGCGTGGTCAGGATGCGGACGGTCGTGGTCTTGCCCGCGCCGTTGGGGCCGAGCAGCGCGAGGACGGTGCCCTCGGCGGCGCTCAGGTCGACGCCGGTGAGCACCCGGTGCTCGCCGAAGGACTTCTGCAGGTTGCGGACCTCGACGATCACGGCCCCTCCGACGGGTGAGAGCGGATATGCGTATCGAATACGCATTAAAGCGTATGGCATACGCTGAGGGAAGTCCGATCGGGGAGGGACATGGCCGACGAGCCCGAGCTGCCGCGGGAGGTCGCCCTGCTGTGGGGGCGCCGGCCCGCCGGGCGCCGCGGTCGGCGCCCGACCCTGGACGTCGAGGAGATCACCCGCG
Protein-coding regions in this window:
- a CDS encoding ABC transporter permease produces the protein MTAATSLPVHTGPRAALSDALTMIGRSVRLTRRDVETLVMSVVLPLTLMALFVYVFGGAIGTGGDYVDYVVPGIILLCAGFGAAATATAVATDMSSGMVDRLRSLPIRSSAVLTGHVVASVARNALSTAVVVLAAIGMGFRPDAGPVEWLLAIGVLLLYVLALSWLAAFLGVLAGSVESANALSFAMLFLPYLSSAFVPTRTMPAVLRAVAEHQPITPVIETVRGLLTGTAIGSSGVLALAWCTGLLVVSATAAGWAFRRRTRS
- a CDS encoding ATP-binding cassette domain-containing protein produces the protein MIVEVRNLQKSFGEHRVLTGVDLSAAEGTVLALLGPNGAGKTTTVRILTTLTRPDAGTVTVAGHDVVREPARVRAAISLTGQSVAVDDRQTGRENLVMAGRLAHLGRAGARRRAAELLERFDLAEAGDRRVQTWSGGMRRRLDLAMSLVARPRVVFLDEPTTGLDPASRLTMWDAVAELVAAGTTIVLTTQYLEEADRLADRIVLIDGGRVAASGTADELKAAVGSERLELTFRDRGSWQEAAHALAPAPLVTDPAALRLGLATDGSAAHVHRVLDELAAAGIAVDRISSTRPTLDDVFLALTARPATELLETR
- a CDS encoding M50 family metallopeptidase, producing MDALGRFWDRVTAVVPDLPTSVLLGTAAAALLLVLSPTLWRLTRNAVTIAHEGAHGAVALAAGRRLSGIRLHSDTSGLTVSAGRPTGLGMVLTLAAGYTGPALFGLGAAALLAAGHAVGLLWALLLLLALLLLQIRNWYGLWSVLVTGLVVFAATWWLPPTGQAGFAAVGTWFLLLAAPKTVFELQRSRRRRRAPDSDADQLARLTRLPAVVWVGVFLVVDLAALTLGAWWLVG